CACGCCGATGCCGCGGCGATGATCGCGATCGCGAGCGCGGCACGCCACATGAGGAACATCCGGATGCGCATTGGCCCTCCTGAGATGCGCCGTTGGGCGCGTATGGTGCGAAAGGTCGCGGTCTCTGTCGTGCGGCTCCATACGTCGAATGACGTAGGCCGCAGCCACCGATGACGGTGCGAGCACGAGCGCCGCGGGGCACCGCGGGATGGCTGAGCGGAGGCGCTTCGCTGTCGCGTCGCGTGCGTCGGGGCTTGACCTCTCGTCCCAGCGGGCACATGTATGAGTGATCCCCGGCACTCTCGGCGCATCGACGCGCCGGCGCTGGTCGAGGTTGAAATTGTCATCGCTCGAGCACCTGCCGTCTGTCTGGCCTCTCGTTGGGCGAGAGGCCGAGCTGGAGCTCATCCAGCGGACGTTGGATTACGCAGCTGCCGGATCGGGCAACGCCCTCCTGCTGCGTGGCGAATCCGGCGTTGGGAAGACGCGTCTTGCGCAGCTCGCCATGCGTCACGCTGCCGCCGACAGCTGGACGGTCGCGAGCGGGAGCGCATACCCGGTGGAAACCGGCGTGCCGTACGCACTGTTCGCGGATGCGATGGTGCCGGTGCTGAGAGATCTCGCCGCCACCACGGTCACGCTGCTGTCCCGTGGAGCGACGTCGCACCTCGCCCACGTGTTCCCGGCGCTCGTTGGGCCGGAAGCGCCCGACGATCGACAGGTCAGCTCTCCAGAGTTCAAGGGACGCGTCCTGTGGACGGTTGCCCAACTGCTCACGGGACTGAGCGCGCGCACGCCGCTGCTGCTCGTGCTGGAGAATCTCCAGTGGGCCGATCCCTCGTCGCTCGAGTTGCTGCACTTCATAGCGCGCCAGGTGCGTCAGGCACGCTTCGCGATCGTCGCAACCGTGAACGACTCGGACGCAGAGTCGCAAGTCTCACTGAGCGCGACGATGCGCTCGTTGATCGACATGGGAGTCGCGGCCAGCCGGCAAGTCGCGCCGCTCGAGCGCGGCGAGGTCGAAGAGCTCCTCCGTCACGTGTTCGGCGACGGCGCCGTCCCCAAGGATGCGGTGGCGCTGTTATTCGGGTGGACGCGCGGCAATCCATTCTTTCTGGAGCAGACGCTCAACTCGCTCGTCGCGACCGGCCGCCTAACGTATCGCGACGGTACCTGGGTCGGTTGGGATCTCGAAGGATTGAAGCTTCCGCGCAGCATCCGCGATGCGCTCGAAATGCGTCTGGGTCTCCTAGGTCCGGACGCGCGCCGGGTGGCCGATTGCGCCGCGGTCATCGGGACTCGCCTTACCGCAGACGTCCTGTGCGCCGCCACAGGAATGGACAGCGCCTCGCTGCTCGCTGCGCTCGACGAGTTGTGCCGGCGCAATGTCATCTCGGGGCAGCTCTTCGGTGAACGCGTCGAGTACGACTTCACACATCCCATGGTGCGCGCGACGTTGTACGAGGGCCTGGGGATCGGCCGTCGTTCCATCCTGCACGCGCAAGTCGCCGACGCGTTGGAGCGCACGCTGGGTGGGCATGCCGTGGAGCACGCGGGCGAGCTGGCGTTTCATTCGGTGCACGCGAGCGTCGGCACGCTCACGCCGAAGGCCGTGCACTACCTGATCCTGGCGGGCCAATCTGCGCTCGAGAAGCACGCCGACCGTGAGGCGGCGCGGTATCTGGGGGCGGCGCTCGAGCATTGCGACCGGCGCGCGCCGTCGGAGTCGAACCCACCGGCGCCGATCATCGATCTCGTGGCGGGACTCGCGCTCGCGAATCAGCGCGTCGGCAATCACGACGCCGCGCAGTCGTTGTGGGAGCGCGCACGGGCGGACGCCGTCGCGGCCGGCGATCTTGCGCTCGTCGCAAAGATCGAGCGGCGTCGCGGCCTGTCGTGCTACTGGCAGGGCAAGCCCGCGGACGGGCTGCGCCACAGCGAGGAAGGCTTGAGCGCAGCAATCGCGGTCGGCGAGCGCGGCCTGATCGCGGAACTCCGGATCGTATTCGGTGCGTGTCTGGTGGAGCTTGGTCGACCGGCCGATGCGCGCGCCGCGCTGCTCGCCGCGCTCGCGGACGCGGAGGGCATCGGCGACGTCGGGCTCCAGGCGCGCGTGCATCGCGCCCTCCTGTTGACGTCGGTGGTCACGTGCTCGGCGCCCGACGCGCGCGACCACGCGGCGAGGACACTCGAGCTCGCCCAACGATCGGGACAGCCGGACATCGCGTGGACGGCGCACTGGGCGCTGGCCGTGCTCGCCGGCCTGACAGGAAACGTGCCCGAACTCGAGACGCGGCTCCGTGAGGCGGAACGCATCGCCGAGGAGCTGCGGTCGCCGGCCTTGCGGCTCTCGACCTCCGAAGTGGCCATTGAGTATCTCGCTGGGTGCGGCGATTGGGCCTCCGCACTCGCGCGCGCCGAGCAGAGCATTTCGCTCGCGCGGACGCTCCGCAACGACACCATTCTCGCGCGCCTGTTGGTGTGGACGGCGGTGATCTACGGCGGCCGCGGCGACCTGCCGCGCGCAAAGCGGTACCTCGACGAAGCGGCCGACGTCTCGGGCGTCAATCGCCATGACGCCGGACGCGATGTGAACAGCGCGCTGCGCGTGCAGATGGGCCTGGCCATGTATCACAATGCGTTAGGCGAATACGACGAGGCCATCCGCATCAGTCGCGCCGGGCTGGCGCTTGCCGAACAGTCGGGCCAGGCGATCTGGGCGATCTATCGCCTGTGGCCTGCGCTCATCGAGGCGCATCTGTGGAAGCGAGAATTCGACGAGGCAGAAAGTCTGAGCCGGGAGTTGCGCCAGGCATCGAAGCTCATCGGTCATCGTCTCGGTCTCGTCTGGGCCGAGGTCGGCGAGTCGCTCGCCCGAATGCTCCGCGGCACGACGCCGGCGCTGCTCGAGCGCGTCGTGCGGGCGACCGACGCGCTGGAGCGCGTGCCGTTCGTGTTCGATGCCGCGCGTCTGCAGCGCGAGATCGCGCGGCGGCACGTCGAACTGGGCGATCGGGACGCGGCGGTTCGCGTGCTCGAGCGCGCCTGTGCGACGTTCGATAAGTTAGGCGCGGCGATCGAGCTCGCCGGCGCCCGCGAACAACTGCGCGCGCTCGGCGTACGATCCCGGTCGCAGCGGAGCGCGCCGCACATGGTGCGTGCGGGACGAGGCGCGCTCACCGAACGGATGATCGAGGTCGCACGCGCCGCCGCCACCGGCAGAACCAACAAGGAGATCGGACGGCTGCTCGGCATTTCCGACCGCACGGTGAGCACCACGTTGTCCGAAGCCTACAAGCGCCTCAAGCTCAAGAACCGCGGACAGCTCGCCGAGTGGGTGCACCGCGGCAATCTGCTGGATCGCCGGCGGCGCTCGCCAGCCGCGCCGAAGCCGGCGAGAACGCGGCCCGCCGGCTCCGCGCCCCGCCGGCGATAAGCCTAACGGAAACTCAGGCCAACGTACATCGCGAATCCCAACGCACCGGTCACCAACACGATGCGGTGAGGGATCGTTGCGTCAAGCAGCAAACTCCAGACGACCAGCGGCCCCACAGTCGCGGCGCAGGCCAATCGCACCAGCGCCGGCGCCGTGGCTGCATGCGTCGAGAGCAGCGCCAGACCGATCTCGATGAGCGCCGCGGCGCTGAACCCGAGCGCGACGAAACCCCAGTCTCGGTACGAAGACGTGAGGGCGGGAATCATTGGACCTCCGGTTCTGGGCAACGGCAAGTCCAGAGCATCGTGCTCGGGCTTCACCGCGGCACTTGGGCCACACGCGCTGCCTTACCTCTCGCATGCACTGAATCGCCGAGGGCAAAGATCGCGGCCACCAGGGCTTGCGGACGCTCCTCGTGCAGGTACACGCCCGAGCCGAACACACTGTCGACGCGAAAATCCGCGAGCTGCGACGCAAGAACTGCGACCTCGTCGGACCCGATCCCGCCATGGCGGTTCGAAGCGCCGATCAAGAGGCGCACGGGCTGCGCGATACGCGACAAGTTGTCGCGCAGCGGTTGGGCGACGCGCGCACGTTGCATGGCCTGCATGACGCGGATCGACGCGCCGAGATCAGCGACGATCGGCCGGGAATAGGCGTCGGCGACCTCTCTCGTGACCCACGACGGATCTGCCGATGCCTCCACGAGCGCATGGCGGACTTTGCTTTTCACGATGCCGCTCGCTCCAAACAATCGGAGGAGCGGCGCGAGCTTCATCGCGGCCGAAACGCCTTCGGTGTACGAGCGATCGACGGGTCCTCCGTCGAGGAGCAGCACGGCGACGACGCGCTCGGGGCGCCGGTAGGCGAGGCGCAGCGCAACGGCCGCGCCGAAGTTCGATCCGACGACGATCGCCGGGCCGAGTCCCAGCGAGTCGAGGACGATGCCCACGCGATCGGCCTGCGCATCCAGCGAGTAGTCGCCGCCGGCCGGATGCGAGGAGGTCCCGACGCCTAACGGCTCGATCACGTACGTGGGGTGGCCCGCGGCGGCGAGCAGCGGCAAGATGCGCCGGTAGCCGAATGACGCGCCGATGATCCCGGGTAGAAGCACAACGGGACGGCCGGCCTGCACGTCCGCCGGCTCTGGCGCCGGCGGCGCCCACGTGACGGTGAGCGTGTCCTGCGGCGTCACCGGAATGTGGCGTTGGGCGAACACGGAGTCCGCGGCCATGGCGAGGAGGAGTATGGTCATCATGGTGTGATCCCTGTCGGAGACGACGAGCAGATGGCGGGGCCGGCGACGGACGCAGCGGCCGGCGCGGCAACCGAGGCGCGATCGCGCGCGAACACTAGCCGCCGGCCCAGGATCACGCCCAACACGATGGTGGGGAGATCCTGCGCCAGGTGGATGAGCACCCCCACGCCTAACGCCGCATCCATCGGTGCGCCTAACGAATGAGCGGCAGTGGCGTAGGCGAGCTCGAAGACGCCGATGTTGCCCGGCGTCATGCGGGCGACGAGGCCCACGTTCACGGCCAGCAGCGCAAGGAGGCTTCCCGTGATGCTCAGCGGCAGGTGCGCCGCCCGCGCCACGAGATGGTACGACACGAGCTGGCACGTCCAATCCAGCAGCGTGAGCGGCACCGCTACCAGAAGGCGCCGCGGAGTGACGATGCGCCGCGCGATGCCGGCGATGCGCCGCGCATGGACGCGGCACACACGCAGTGACCGCTGCATCCTGCCGCCGCCGCGGCGGGCAGCCGCGGAACGCGCCCGGCCTCGAGACGTCCGTGTCAGCCACGTCACCGCGAGGACGAGTGCCGCGGCAACGAGCGCCGCCGGCCCTGCCGCGACACGCAGCGGCGTGATGACTAACGCAACGCACAGCACCGCAACGAATCCGGCCGTATTCAACAGCCGCTCGAGCGCAACGGTCGTGAGCACCGCATACGTGCGCAATCCGGTGGCGCGCGTCATGATCATCACGCGGCCCGCCTCGCCGACGCTGCCCATGAACAGACCGTTCAGCGTCGCGCCGACGAACGTCGCCCGCGCCACGATGCGATACCGCCCTGCTCCGAGCGCGCGCAGACAGACAAACCACGCACCGGCCTTGGAGAGGAGCGACATCAAGTGGAATGCCGTGGCAAGGCCAAGGGCGAGCAGCGAGGCATGCCGAATCACAGCCAGCGTGGCGCGCCAATTCACGTGACGAACGTACCAGCCGACGGCCAGGCCGAGCAGCCCAGCCGCGGCAACAATCGCCAGCGGGCGGCGGTATCGCGCGAGAGCCGATCTCATGTCATCATCCCAGCGTGGAAACGCTGCCGCTGCGCCGCGCTCTGGTCACCGGAGCGACCGGGATGCTCGGGTCGTACGTCGTCCAATGCCTGGCAGCTGCCGACTGCAGCGTGCGCGCCCTGGTACGCGACGCGGCGCGCGCCGCGTGGTTGCCTCCGTTGGGCGCAAACCTGGTCGAGGGCGACATTGCGAACGCGCAGGTGTTGCGGGATGCGACAGCTGGATGCGATGTGGTGTTCCATGCTGCGGCGGCGATCGGCCCCGAGGCAGATTGGGACACGTTCCGTGCTGCTAACGTCGATGGCACGCAGCACGTCATCGACGCGTGCGCCGCGAACGGCGCGCGACTGCTCTACGTCAGCAGCACGGCGGTGTACGGAGATTCGCGGTATGAGCGCGCGCCGCTCGATGAGACGGCGGTGCTGCCCGCGTTGCCCCAGCACGACGCATACGGCCGATCGAAGCAGGCGGCCGAGCGCGTCGTGATGCGCGCCCACGCCGACGGTGCCGTACGGGCGGCTATCGTTAGGCCGCCGCCGATGTACGGCGACCGGGACCGCCAGTTCGTTCCGCGGGTCGCGGTCGTGTTGAGTCGCGGCGTTTTCCCGTTGATCGGCGGCGGGACGACGCGGCTTCCGCTCGTGCACGCACGCAACGTCGCCGAAGGCGCGATCCTGGCAGCCACGAATCCACAAGCCGATGGCCGGACCTACAACCTCACGTGCGACTACCCGCTCACCGTCGCGAATCTGGTGCGGTACGCAGCCCGCGGGCTCGAGCGGCGCGTGTTCGCGCCATCGATTCCGATCGGAGCCGGCCGCGTGTTGTTCGGCGCACTCGAGGCGGCGCTCGTCGCTGTGGGTCGGCGCGATCTGTCGCGGCACGCCGGCGGTACGCTCGATCTGCTCACCAAGAACAATCCGTTCGT
This Gemmatimonadaceae bacterium DNA region includes the following protein-coding sequences:
- a CDS encoding AAA family ATPase; its protein translation is MKLSSLEHLPSVWPLVGREAELELIQRTLDYAAAGSGNALLLRGESGVGKTRLAQLAMRHAAADSWTVASGSAYPVETGVPYALFADAMVPVLRDLAATTVTLLSRGATSHLAHVFPALVGPEAPDDRQVSSPEFKGRVLWTVAQLLTGLSARTPLLLVLENLQWADPSSLELLHFIARQVRQARFAIVATVNDSDAESQVSLSATMRSLIDMGVAASRQVAPLERGEVEELLRHVFGDGAVPKDAVALLFGWTRGNPFFLEQTLNSLVATGRLTYRDGTWVGWDLEGLKLPRSIRDALEMRLGLLGPDARRVADCAAVIGTRLTADVLCAATGMDSASLLAALDELCRRNVISGQLFGERVEYDFTHPMVRATLYEGLGIGRRSILHAQVADALERTLGGHAVEHAGELAFHSVHASVGTLTPKAVHYLILAGQSALEKHADREAARYLGAALEHCDRRAPSESNPPAPIIDLVAGLALANQRVGNHDAAQSLWERARADAVAAGDLALVAKIERRRGLSCYWQGKPADGLRHSEEGLSAAIAVGERGLIAELRIVFGACLVELGRPADARAALLAALADAEGIGDVGLQARVHRALLLTSVVTCSAPDARDHAARTLELAQRSGQPDIAWTAHWALAVLAGLTGNVPELETRLREAERIAEELRSPALRLSTSEVAIEYLAGCGDWASALARAEQSISLARTLRNDTILARLLVWTAVIYGGRGDLPRAKRYLDEAADVSGVNRHDAGRDVNSALRVQMGLAMYHNALGEYDEAIRISRAGLALAEQSGQAIWAIYRLWPALIEAHLWKREFDEAESLSRELRQASKLIGHRLGLVWAEVGESLARMLRGTTPALLERVVRATDALERVPFVFDAARLQREIARRHVELGDRDAAVRVLERACATFDKLGAAIELAGAREQLRALGVRSRSQRSAPHMVRAGRGALTERMIEVARAAATGRTNKEIGRLLGISDRTVSTTLSEAYKRLKLKNRGQLAEWVHRGNLLDRRRRSPAAPKPARTRPAGSAPRRR
- a CDS encoding lysylphosphatidylglycerol synthase transmembrane domain-containing protein yields the protein MRSALARYRRPLAIVAAAGLLGLAVGWYVRHVNWRATLAVIRHASLLALGLATAFHLMSLLSKAGAWFVCLRALGAGRYRIVARATFVGATLNGLFMGSVGEAGRVMIMTRATGLRTYAVLTTVALERLLNTAGFVAVLCVALVITPLRVAAGPAALVAAALVLAVTWLTRTSRGRARSAAARRGGGRMQRSLRVCRVHARRIAGIARRIVTPRRLLVAVPLTLLDWTCQLVSYHLVARAAHLPLSITGSLLALLAVNVGLVARMTPGNIGVFELAYATAAHSLGAPMDAALGVGVLIHLAQDLPTIVLGVILGRRLVFARDRASVAAPAAASVAGPAICSSSPTGITP
- a CDS encoding alpha/beta hydrolase, yielding MMTILLLAMAADSVFAQRHIPVTPQDTLTVTWAPPAPEPADVQAGRPVVLLPGIIGASFGYRRILPLLAAAGHPTYVIEPLGVGTSSHPAGGDYSLDAQADRVGIVLDSLGLGPAIVVGSNFGAAVALRLAYRRPERVVAVLLLDGGPVDRSYTEGVSAAMKLAPLLRLFGASGIVKSKVRHALVEASADPSWVTREVADAYSRPIVADLGASIRVMQAMQRARVAQPLRDNLSRIAQPVRLLIGASNRHGGIGSDEVAVLASQLADFRVDSVFGSGVYLHEERPQALVAAIFALGDSVHARGKAARVAQVPR
- a CDS encoding NAD-dependent epimerase/dehydratase family protein, coding for METLPLRRALVTGATGMLGSYVVQCLAAADCSVRALVRDAARAAWLPPLGANLVEGDIANAQVLRDATAGCDVVFHAAAAIGPEADWDTFRAANVDGTQHVIDACAANGARLLYVSSTAVYGDSRYERAPLDETAVLPALPQHDAYGRSKQAAERVVMRAHADGAVRAAIVRPPPMYGDRDRQFVPRVAVVLSRGVFPLIGGGTTRLPLVHARNVAEGAILAATNPQADGRTYNLTCDYPLTVANLVRYAARGLERRVFAPSIPIGAGRVLFGALEAALVAVGRRDLSRHAGGTLDLLTKNNPFVEDRARRELHWQPTVTPDIGVADAFRWWKAHHRSTNATR